The Nitrosomonas sp. sh817 genome includes a window with the following:
- a CDS encoding transposase, protein MAETLRTWVRRAETDQGIRGGLSTSDRERLKELERENRELKRANEILRKALAYFAQANSTAGRNDDGICR, encoded by the coding sequence ATGGCGGAAACGTTGCGGACATGGGTAAGAAGAGCGGAGACGGATCAGGGAATTCGAGGCGGACTGTCGACATCGGATCGTGAGCGGCTCAAGGAATTGGAACGGGAAAATCGTGAGCTCAAACGGGCCAATGAGATATTGCGTAAGGCATTGGCTTATTTCGCACAGGCGAACTCGACCGCCGGTCGGAATGACGATGGTATTTGTCGATAG